The following coding sequences lie in one Populus nigra chromosome 15, ddPopNigr1.1, whole genome shotgun sequence genomic window:
- the LOC133674123 gene encoding AIG2-like protein D, with product MAMVGGNQVHNVFVYGSLLADDVVRALLSRIPQSSPAILNGHHRFSIKGRVYPAILPVENKEVTGKVLQGITDLELYILDEFEDVEYERVTVDVSLMDSSNKSQAFAYVWSDKNDPNLYGEWDFEEWKRTQMSDFAKMSAEFRKDLELPESKTRIATYESYYQQDGSDSPLAP from the exons ATGGCAATGGTAGGAGGCAATCAGGTCCACAACGTGTTCGTGTATGGAAGCCTTCTTGCTGATGACGTTGTTCGTGCCCTCTTGAGCCGCATCCCTCAATCTTCTCCAGCCATCCTCAACGGCCA tCACAGGTTTAGCATAAAAGGGCGTGTCTACCCTGCAATTCTACCTGTGGAGAACAAGGAAGTTACTGGAAAG GTTCTCCAGGGCATCACTGATCTGGAATTGTATATTTTAGATGAATTTGAGGATGTTGAATATGAAAGAGTCACTGTTGATGTTTCTTTGATG GATTCATCTAACAAGTCACAAGCATTTGCTTATGTTTGGTCAGACAAGAATGATCCCAACTTGTACGGGGAGTGGGATTTTGAG GAATGGAAGAGGACTCAGATGTCGGATTTCGCCAAGATGTCTGCTGAATTTAGGAAAGATCTGGAGCTGCCCGAGTCGAAGACAAGAATAGCCACTTACGAATCCTACTATCAGCAGGATGGCAGCGACAGTCCCCTCGCCCCCTGA
- the LOC133674953 gene encoding gamma-glutamylcyclotransferase 2-1-like — MVFWIFGYGSLVWNPGFEYDEKVIGFIKDYRRVFDLACIDHRGTPESPARTCTLENVEGAICWGAAYCVRGGPERERLAMEYLERRECEYDKKTLVDFYKEGEPSQPALTGVIVFTSTPDKVSNKYYLGPAPLEEMARQIATAHGPCGNNRDYLFLLEKAMFAIGHEDEMVIELAKEVRKVLGITGNGIPTEKKITGTSPKALISHMPVHQLRPLQEAVVMDS; from the exons ATGGTTTTCTGGATTTTTGGCTATGGTTCATTGGTGTGGAACCCAGGCTTTGAATATGATGAGAAAGTGATTGGATTTATCAAGGACTACAGGCGTGTCTTTGATCTTG CGTGCATTGATCACAGAGGTACACCTGAGAGTCCTGCAAGAACTTGCACGCTGGAAAATGTTGAAGGAGCAATTTGC TGGGGAGCTGCCTATTGTGTACGGGGAGGTCCTGAAAGGGAAAGATTAGCTATGGAG taTTTGGAGAGGAGAGAATGCGAATATGATAAAAAGACCCTCGTAGACTTTTATAAG GAAGGGGAACCCTCACAACCTGCTTTAACTGGAGTTATAGT TTTCACATCGACTCCAGACAAGGTGTCAAACAAGTACTACCTAGGGCCTGCCCCGCTGGAGGAAATGGCTAG GCAAATTGCAACTGCTCATGGACCATGTGGGAACAACAGAGACTATCTCTTCCTGCTAGAAAAAGCCATGTTTGCTATTG GTCATGAGGACGAGATGGTGATAGAACTAGCAAAAGAAGTGAGGAAGGTTCTTGGAATTACAGGGAATGGTATTCCCACTGAGAAGAAGATAACTGGGACATCCCCGAAAGCGCTCATATCCCATATGCCAGTCCATCAACTTCGTCCACTCCAAGAAGCCGTCGTAATGGACTCTTGA